The DNA segment CGCGCCTGATCGCACCGCCCCGCTGTCGCATGTTCGCAAGTGCGCAGAGAGCAAAACGCCAATTCGTGCCAAGAGTCGCATTGGCGGCAAGTACGACACTTTAATCAACCGAGTCCGCCTACGAGCAGTTCACCAACGGCACGCCGAAGCGCCAATGGCGCTACCAGCACCAAAACCGCACACGCCTACCGCCCAAGAAGCGGATCAAGGCTGTTTAGCGAACTGATCTGCAATAAACGCTGCCAAGGATTGGCCGAGACATTCCAAACAAGCGGCGCGAACCGGGTAATCAACTCGGCAAACAAATATTGCGCGGACTACTGGCGGCATACTCGGCAAGTCGACCCGCAGGTAATGGCGTGGTTAAAACCGTGCGCTGCACCGCATATTTTTATATACACATTTAGTAATACCATTAGCGTGAATTATTCCCGCGGGTGTGGGTATCTGTTAGACGATTTAGGTGGATAAGATTATTTTATTTGCGAGTACCGCTCAGAGAGGCAAATAAATTCAAGTAATCTTACCAATAGTTTAAATAGTTGTGCATGATTTAAAAATGGTGCAATTTGAGTTTAATCGCTTCGCTTTAATCAGGACATCATGGAACGGGGTTTTGCAAATGTTACATGATTAAATTCGGATGAACAACCACTGAAAGTACATGGAGTTAACTATGAGTAAGAGCAAAAAATCAAGAGGCCAAGAAACAGCCGTTAATGACGAGGAAGGTAACAAATCGCTGCAAAACACGCCAAAAACGCGTCTAAAGGTCTCCTCGATAACGTTAAATAATAATACTGTGGCACTTTTAGGGTGCGCCTCTAATATCGAGACAATTAAGGGTTAACTAGCTCTCTTTTTATTGGCTCGCTCTCGGTTTTGGTTATTTATCCCGCAAACAACACAGATTAAGTTATCAATAAGGTGATGATTTCTAATTAGCCTACCCTAAACTGAAATGTCACTTAGACTAAAGCAACATGCACATTGCTGAGTCTTTTTGCTAAGGTTTTATTTACCTAGATCACCCAGAACCACAACGTAGCTAAGTTACCGATTTATCAGCTTATTCCATTTTAGCCATCACAGCACCCGACGCTCGTTAGCCCTATTGGAATATTGGTTATACTTTGCCTAATAAATCACGATTTAGACTGCATATAAACTCTCGCACAAAGCCTGTATTTTGAGCAGATTTGGGTATATAAGTAGTGATACCAGTAGCAATCAAACAGTCCGATTTACCTACCCTATATAACACAATGCGGCGATACACGAAATCAACAAATGTTTGGTCGCCGTTGGCAGCAGCATTTAACGTTTCACCAAGTCTCAATGGCGGCCGCACCTGCCTTCTTATCAATATCATTAACTGGCGGCAACGCCCAGTGGGCGTGTGGTATTACCCATTACTGGTGTGGCACTGTCGCAGCTCTTATGGTCAAAGCATTGAAGGTGCCAAAACTCCTCAGTAGGCCTAAAGCCTCAAGGTGAAAACCTCAACTTGCTGCAAGGGGCCGTAGTGAATTGGTTCAGCCTTAGGCGATTCGGTAGCAGCCTATCAAGGTGATGCCGATGCAGGCTTTAAAATTAGATAAGGCGGCGTGCTCGCAGCCGCTTACCCTAACTACATCCAAATTGTGGCCAATAAGGAATCTGGTATCAAAACCTCAGCCGATTTGAAAGGTAAAACGGTTTCTCGGTCGGTGTCGTCAGGTACTGAATCAACGCGCGCGCCATTTTCTCGCGGTTACGACGGGCAAGTGGTGGAGTTTACCCTATGCCGAATCGGTCGAATGGATTAAGAACCGTCAGTTAGATGCGACCACAATCTTCGGCTTAGGTATGCTGGCAGCGATCCGCGATTTAGCCGCGACTATGCCAATCAACTTTGTGGAAATTCCCAGATGGATCGGCAAAATCAATAACCCAGTCATCAACATGGGGTGATCCCAGCAGCGCAGCATGAAGGCCAAACCGCCGATGTCTCTACGGTTGCGATTCAAAACCTTTGAGCCGGTGTGTCTGACGATTTAGCTTCCTATCAGATGACTAAACTGATGTTTGAGCATATCCGCTCGGCAACGCCCACTCAGCGGCGAAAGTTTACAAGGCAATTAAACTACCCTCTGCATCTGTTATTTCAAAGAAGCGTTTCCATTTCTGTTGGCGTAATAGCGGGTGGTAACCTCAATCTGTGCGACCCGTTTTAACGGGCACTGCTATCGGATGGATGATGCCATCACTCATGCTGCGTCACTCTGTAGTCTAATGCTGTGAGGCATAAATATGGATGAGTCCTCATCTGGACTAGTGCGCTAAGACCAGTGACTGGCCCTACTTTTACACCGCGCTACTCTTTTCTATTTTTCGGGATTACTCGCCGCCTTTCATCCCGTATCTGACCCAAGTTTTGCGGGTACCTCACGAAGCTAGGCTTTTACTGTTAATCGTATTTTTGTTATCTCATAGGCAGCCGCGGGCAAGTCTTCCCGTCTGCGCATTGGCAACCCTTAGCCCCTGGGTACTTTGGTCTTGCGTGGCAACGGCCGCCTATCAATGGTTTTTTGAGGCGACTTGATCCAGCGCTCCGGTGAACTCACCGATGCCGATATGGTAATTGGCGTTGTGTTAATTGTCTTAGTGGTTTAAGGGCCGCGCGGCGGTGATGGGTCTGGCACAATGCCGATTATCTGCTGTATTTTTTGGCCTTATGCTATTCGGTCCAATATCTCCCTCGTGACTTACACGACACGTACGGCGTTGACCACCAATTATCAATCAGTTATCCTTCGGTACCGGGCCTTACACACCACCAACCTATGTGTCGGCTACCTATATCTTCCTATTTATTCTCTTTGGTGCCTTTTTAGAGCAGGCGGGGTGATGATCCGTCTGTTTACCGATTTTGCCATGTTTATTCTGCCATATAAGCTGGCTCCGGCGGCCTGGCGAAAGTGGCCGTGTTTCTTCGGCGATGATGGGCACAATTACAGGCTCAGGGCGTTGCCAACGTGGTGACCACGGGGCAGCTTACTATTTACTCCATCCCTGATGAAACGCTTTACTACCGCCCCGCCTTTGCCGGCGGTGTAGAAGCCACTTCCAGTATGGGCAGCCAAATTATGCCGCCCATCATGGGCGCGGTGGCCTTTATCATGGCCGAAACTATTAACGTGCCGTTTATTGAAATCGCCAAAGCGGCGTTAATCCCCGCATTGTTGTATTTCAGCTCAGTGTTCTGGATGGTGCATCTGGAAGCCAAACGCGCCAATCTCTGTGGTTTGCCTAAGGACCAATGCCCGATCCTTGGGCGGCAGTGAAGGAGCGCTGGTATCTGCTGATCCCACTGTTTATTTTGATTTACTTGCTCTTTTCGGGACGTACGCCACTGTTCTCCGGCATGGTCGGTTTAGCTCTGACTTCGATTGTGATCTTAGGCTCTGCAATTGTGCTGCGCCTACCTTCTAATGCGATGCGCTTTGCCTTTTTTGGATTGCCCTTGGGGTGTTGTGTGCTGGCTTCTTCCAGATGGGTATCGCCGTCGTCTTTGGGGTCATCGCCTTACTTGTCGCTGTCTGCTGGTTTATCAAAGGGGGCAAAGATACCCTGACCATCTGCCTGCACGCTTTAGTCGATGGCGCTCGCCATGCGGTGCCCGTGGGGATTGCCTGCGCCCTTGTTGGGGTGATTATCGGGATCGTCTCGCTGACGGGGATAGCCTCAACCTTCGCCAGTTACATTCTCGCCGTGGGTCAAGATAACCTTTTCCTCTCGCTGGTGTTAACTATGCTTACCTGCATGGTGTTGGGCATGGGCATCCCGAGTATCCCTAACTATATTATTACCAGCTCGATCGCCGCCCCCCGCCCTGCTGGACTTAGGTGTGCCGCTGATCGTCTCCCATATGTTTGTGTTTTACTTTGGGATTATGGCCGATCTCACGCCTCCCGTCGCCTTGGCCTGCTTTGCCGCCGCGCCAATCGCAAAAGAATCTGGGCTGAAGATCAGCCTATGGGCGATTCGCATCGCTATCGCTGGCTTTGTGATCCCCTTTATGGCGGTTTACGATCCGGCGCTTATGCTACAAAGCGATAGCTGGCTTGCCATCGGCTTTGTGATGTTAAAAGCCACCGTGGGCATAGGCATCTGGGGCGTGATCTTCACCGGTTGGTTTTGCAAAAACTCGGTCATTGGGGAAAGAGCGGTATATCGGCTTCGACTACGGAGCCAGTTTAACTTGCGACACCGCTCGGTGCAGTGATGAAATCGCTTTGGCTCAGCGTGGCGCTGGCATCTCTTTATCGAAAAGCGAGCCTTAGAGCGCGTATAACGTATGCCCTTGCGAGCAGTAAGGTTTTTCTTGTGTGCAGTATGTATGCACAGGTATAAGGCATGATGCTAGATTCTATGTTTTAGCGGCCTTTACACCGTGTGGCCCACAGCGCACGAAGAGCAGAGCAGAGCAATTATTCATTGGCGCGTGGAACCACACAGTATAGAAAAAAATCCGCTGGGAGCGGGAAGAAGATCTACTGCCTATTACCACCAAGTCACTCAAGGATACGCCTCACTCAGAGTTATCTACACTCACTGACGCAGTCGGGGAGCGCGCGCGCGGGAATGGAAATTCGACGAGATGCAGTATACGCCGGCAATGGCAGTTGGCATTATCAACCTAACCTGGTTGCCCGTGCGTGCTCGTTGGTTACGCTAAGAGCGGGCGCACCCGAACGTGGGGGGATTTTGAGCTGTGCTTCACTCAGGCTTCGGGGGAGACGCAGTGCCAAGCTATGAGTCATTGGATTGGCCCGCCGAACAAACAAGATGCCGCCGTTGAGGTGTGGGGCTGTCAGCTGTGAAATATCACTTTATAAAGACGCGCAAGCTAGGCGCATCTGCCGCCGATTAACGGTCAATAGCGCGCTCATTCCGAGAGAAGCTGTAGCCGTTTTTCCCTTGGTGTTTAATACGATACATAGCGGCATCGGCGCGATCGCAGCTTTGAGCAAAACGATCACCATACTCAAAAATATCGATACCGATACTCAGGCTAATCGCCACCTCGCAACCATCGAGTAAGAAACGCTGTCGATAAACATCCAATAAGGATTGCGCGAGCATTCCTAAGGCTTCGATATCCGAAGTGGGCAGGACAATCACAAACTCGTCCCCGCCGAGCCGCGCGATCTTCGCCTGCGCGCCCGAATGTTCCACTAAGGAATGCGCCACATGCACCAATAAGTTATCGCCAAACTTGTGGCCATGGTGATCATTTAAGGCTTTAAAACCATCAAGATCGATAAAGAATAACGCCCCGCGCTGGCCGGGTTGCAATAGCTCATCGAAGGCAGTGGTGATGGCTTGGCGGTTCATCAGGTTGGTGAGCGGATCGCTATGGGCTAACCTTGCTAAATCCAGCTCGTAGCGCTTTTCTTGAGTGATATCGATATGGCTGCCCATCATCCGCAGCGGCGTGCCGTCGGGTAGACGCTCAACAATGCGGCCACGATCCGACACCCAAGTGATGCTGCCATCTTTGTGCAGCATGCGGTGTACGACCTGATAATAATCGGCCTTGCCATTCACATGGTCTTCAAAGGCTTTGATTACCCAGTCTTTATCCTCTGGATGAAGTTTGCTTTTCCAGCTGTCGACATGGGCGCGAAGCTCCTCGCGGCTAAAGCCGAGCAGTTCGCCCCACTTCACATTGAAAAGGGTGAGATTGCCACTGGGAACATGCTGCTCCCACAAACACAAGCCATTGCCATCGAGGGCGGCAAAGAGTTTTTCTTCGGCGCGATTATTGAGCGCCGTTAACCGCGCATTTTCACGTTTAAGCTCGGCGATTTCGGCCTGAAGTTGCTTTATTTCTGCTGCAGAATCCGCTACCACGAAAAGTCTCTGTTGTTAAATTGGGGGATTTTCGTCCAGTGTAAAACAGTTAATGCCGAAGGGACATAGTAAAAAGGATAAAGCCAAAGGGGAGCAGGCAAGCCGCACAAAGGAGTCAGCCAGATGCTGACCCCATCAAGCTAACGCTTAATCGCGGGTGAGCACTTCAAGCAATTCAATCTCAAAGGTGAGGTCAGAATTTGGCTTGATATGGGCACCAATTTGACGCTCGCCGTAGGCTAAATGCGCAGGGACGAATAACTTACGTTTTCCGCCAACCTTCATGCCCATCAGTCCTTGATCCCAACCTTTAATCACTCGGCCAGTGCCAATCACGCATTGAAATGCCTGACCACGGTCATAGGAGGAATCAAACTGAGTGCCATCCTGCAAAAAACCGCGGTATTGAGTGGTGATCAACGCGCCTTTACGGCCTCTTTTCCTTCGCCGATAACCAGATCGACAACTTCTAATTCAGTCATTTAATTAATCTCTTCGTCTTCACTTACATACAAGTGATTCATCAAAGAGCCTATTCTAACATCGCCAACCGAGCTTGTCGGTGCAGCTCACCCATTTTGTGGTGCAGGTTTCGATACGCCTTTAACTCCCTTTAAATTTGCCACGACGTCCCCATATCTACAGCATGCATTGAGCTAAGGAGCCATCCCATGATTATCGCCTGCCCCCACTGTGACACCTTAAACCGCGTGCCCCAAGAGCGGTTAACTGAGCAGCCTACCTGCGGCAAATGTAAACAGAATCTGTTTACGGCGGCGCCCATTGAGCTCACGAGCGCCAATTTTATCAATCATGCTCACAAGTCAGAGTTGCCAATCGTTGTTGATTTTTGGGCGAGCTGGTGCGGCCCCTGCAAAAGCTTTGCGCCCACCTTTTCGGCGGCAGCCAAAGCATGGGAACCACAATTTCGCTTCGGCAAGATTAATACCGAGGAGCAACAGGCGTTGGCGGCGCAATTTGGGATCCGCTCTATCCCTACGCTGATGATATTCAAACAGGGGCATCTTATCGCCCAGCAAGCGGGCGCCTTACCCAAGTCGGCGCTCGACCAATGGCTGCAGCGTTATTGCTAGAATCTATAGTTTCGCCCATAAAAATACCCAGCCTAGCTGGGTATTTTATTTGAATGAATCAGGCGCGTTTACACTTCCCAGAAGGTGTGGGCAATAATGCCCAGCACTATCATGCTGAGGAAGTTAACTATCATACCCACTCGCACCATTTCCGATTGCTTAATATGGCCAGAGCCGTAAACAATGGCGTTAGGCGGCGTCGCCACTGGCAACATAAAGGCGCAGGAAGCCGCAATACCAATCAGCACTGAGAGCATCACAGGCGATACCCCTAATGCTTCGGCAATCGCCGCAAATACTGGCACTAACAGCGCGGCACTCGCGGTATTACTGGCAAACTCGGTCAGCATCACCACGAAAGCGATTACCGCGAACACGAACAGCGACATATGGGTGCTACCAAAAATATCCGTCATCCAGTGCGCGAGGAACACGCTGGTACCAGTACTTTTGAGCACGGCACTCAAGGTTAAACCGCCACCGAACAGGATCAATACGCCCCAATCTGTGGTCGATTCGATCTTCTTCCAGCCTACGAGCCCAAGTCCTGCCAGCAACACTACAGTGCCAAGGGCGACGACGGTATCAAATTGCGTGATCCCACCGAGCGCTTTGGCCAGCGGCACACTGAAAATCCAGCAACAAACCGTCGCGAGGAAGATAACTAAGGTGAGTTTGCCTTGGAAAGTCAGTTTTTGTTCTTCAACATCCAACTTACATTGCGCCGATAGATCCGGCTTAAAGTACCAGTAGAGTGCCAAAAGCATCATAGGTAACATCAAGATCACCGTAGGAATGCCAAACTTCAGCCAGTCGCTAAAGCTTAGGCCGACCTGCGCCGCGGCAATCGCGTTTGGCGGGCTGCCGACTAAGGTACCAATGCCACCAATGTTGGCGGAATAGGCAATCCCAAGCAGTAAGAACACATAAGTGCTGTGGTACATCTTGCGATCGAGCTGCTGCAAAATCCCCAGCGCGAGTGGCAACATCATCGCCGTGGTTGCTGTGTTACTGATCCACATAGACAGCAACGCCGTCACGCCAAACAGCATTAAACAGGCAATACTGAGTTTACCCTTGAGGCCAGTAATAATTTTTGCGCTATCAGGGTATCGATCTTTTGATGGTGCAGCGCCGCGGCTAATACAAAACCACCGAAAAACAGATAGATAATGGGATTAGCAAAGTTACTCATGGCTTCTTTGGTTTCAAACACCCCAAAGAATACCGCCAAAATCGGCACTAAAATCGCCGTGATACTGATGTGAATCGCTTCGCTTAACCACAAGATGGCGGCGAACACTAAGATAGCCAGCCCTGTATTGACCCCTTGGTCAAAGGGTAAACCGTAATACAGCGCGAATAGCAGCAGAATAT comes from the Shewanella seohaensis genome and includes:
- the trxC gene encoding thioredoxin TrxC, producing MIIACPHCDTLNRVPQERLTEQPTCGKCKQNLFTAAPIELTSANFINHAHKSELPIVVDFWASWCGPCKSFAPTFSAAAKAWEPQFRFGKINTEEQQALAAQFGIRSIPTLMIFKQGHLIAQQAGALPKSALDQWLQRYC
- a CDS encoding sensor domain-containing diguanylate cyclase; the encoded protein is MVADSAAEIKQLQAEIAELKRENARLTALNNRAEEKLFAALDGNGLCLWEQHVPSGNLTLFNVKWGELLGFSREELRAHVDSWKSKLHPEDKDWVIKAFEDHVNGKADYYQVVHRMLHKDGSITWVSDRGRIVERLPDGTPLRMMGSHIDITQEKRYELDLARLAHSDPLTNLMNRQAITTAFDELLQPGQRGALFFIDLDGFKALNDHHGHKFGDNLLVHVAHSLVEHSGAQAKIARLGGDEFVIVLPTSDIEALGMLAQSLLDVYRQRFLLDGCEVAISLSIGIDIFEYGDRFAQSCDRADAAMYRIKHQGKNGYSFSRNERAIDR